The segment NNNNNNNNNNNNNNNNNNNNNNNNNNNNNNNNNNNNNNNNNNNNNNNNNNNNNNNNNNNNNNNNNNNNNNNNNNNNNNNNNNNNNNNNNNNNNNNNNNNNNNNNNNNNNNNNNNNNNNNNNNNNNNNNNNNNNNNNNNNNNNNNNNNNNNNNNNNNNNNNNNNNNNNNNNNNNNNNNNNNNNNNNNNNNNNNNNNNNNNNNNNNNNNNNNNNNNNNNNNNNNNNNNNNNNNNNNNNNNNNNNNNNNNNNNNNNNNNNNNNNNNNNNNNNNNNNNNNNNNNNNNNNNNNNNNNNNNNNNNNNNNNNNNNNNNNNNNNNNNNNNNNNNNNNNNNNNNNNNNNNNNNNNNNNNNNNNNNNNNNNNNNNNNNNNNNNNNNNNNNNNNNNNNNNNNNNNNNNNNNNNNNNNNNNNNNNNNNNNNNNNNNNNNNNNNNNNNNNNNNNNNNNNNNNNNNNNNNNNNNNNNNNNNNNNNNNNNNNNNNNNNNNNNNNNNNNNNNNNNNNNNNNNNNNNNNNNNNNNNNNNNNNNNNNNNNNNNNNNNNNNNNNNNNNNNNNNNNNNNNNNNNNNNNNNNNNNNNNNNNNNNNNNNNNNNNNNNNNNNNNNNNNNNNNNNNNNNNNNNNNNNNNNNNNNNNNNNNNNNNNNNNNNNNNNNNNNNNNNNNNNNNNNNNNNNNNNNNNNNNNNNNNNNNNNNNCCCCACAAACTCCTCGacaaatccacatagtcaggccactcccatgatctatCTATTacatagtcaggccactcccatgatctGACTATTAATTGGAAAACAAATGGACACTTTACAGAGTGTAATGGAAACTTTTATGGCCAATTTGGGCTGGGAACTGAAAATAAAGATACTAATGCGATCGGCCACGAAGTGACGAATTGTGAAGTTTTAGATGCAAGAGCCAAATAATCTGAAATTGTATAAGATATCTGAACTTTGGAGTTGGAACGTGAATTTGGACGGTCGGAAAAAATTCACACCAGGACGTCAGAAAATTTTGCTTGAAAAGGTTGACTAGCAGTTTGAGACAAAAGATTCAAATTCGTGGGATAGAAAGTTAGGACCAAGGAGGCTATATTCTCCTTGTTAGGACACAATTTGACGGCAAAAAGTTACAAATTATTTTGTGATGGAGCAGGTGTAGCACGACACAGCACACAAACGCCGCGGGGTACGTACGGTAACGGagataaagctaagggcacaacccgccgtacgtgcaatttgtccgtacgtacgttttttggggaggccacgtccgtcacgtatttctgaaaacgttcaggctgtacagagcAGAcgtgtcgcccgtactggcagttacggggggcgaatccgcagcccgatggcacacaaagttttgcctgtacgtaaagttctacggcgtgtctgcgtgctccaaaatctgtcggattccctacgagttcgtacggaggcgatacttaccacttacggatcccaaaagattgcccacgtttggggacgtagacagcacgtatttgcacgtacgacgggttgcgCCCTTAGCTTTAACACAGAAAGTACGTTTAACCAAGCCTATAAACAATACGATTGATACGATGCTTACCACGGTAGTCTAATTTAGTACGTTGCCAAGGGTACCGTACTATCGGTAGTATCACACGCGAACCCGAACGGAGAGGTAGAATTCATCGGGCCAAATTGGTGGAAAATTGGAACGATTTTTGATTGGAACGACTAGAAGTTTGGTGCAACAACGCACGGGTAGCCGGGTCGCAACACGTAGGAACAACGGAAAGTTTTCTGGTGCCTCACTTTGCGCGAAATGAACACGCAACGTATTCCAACTAATTCTTAGAAATCTCGGTACAAAGTTTACAAAAATCGAGTCGCAGTATCTGGATCACGAAGCAAAAGCGTACCCACGACCTGTTACCGTTggaaacatgtaacatttgagtcTAGTGGTAGGATTTGGGCACGTTACTTATGCGTCAATATGACGCGTCTATGTACTACGCTCTCACAATGAGCCAAGGACCAGGGTTCGGTGTACAGTTTGATGTGACCTTTATTACCACGACTCGATGATACCTatgtaagaagtcagaggggcgagtaagaacagaaagaaacaaacatgccgacacccgggatcgaacccaggTCGGCAGATTACAACCCATGGCAgtgctatcgctgtcgccacaaaagctgaGAGCTCCTTGGCAAGGATGGTAGACGCTATTTGAGCCCACTGTTACACCTAGACAAATGAACGGATACAAGTGATACAAGATACGATACCTGGACGCGGACAGGAGTCAGGAGAAGATGACGCTAAGCTAAAACCGGCGATACACTACGACGGATGGAAGATGTGGTCTCTCAGAGTCTGCTTCTGAAGTTCTCCCTCTCTAGCGCCGCACAGCGCATTATATATGTCTTTAACTATAGGCGGAGCTTAAGCGATCGCGGCGGGGCGTGCAATAAAAATCCTTTGTCGGCAGTAGCGAAATTTAGAAGACAAATGCGTCAGCCAAACAAGAAACAGAGACAACAcaaaaaatatgcaataaaaatCCTTTGTCGGCAGTAGCGAAATTTAGAAGACAAAGGCGTCAGCCAAACAAGAAACAGAGACGACACGAAAAATTTGCAATACAAAGGCGTTGTCGGCAGTAGCGAAATTTAGAAGACGAAGGCGTCAGCCAAATAAGTAATAgttagatcatgggagtggcctggctatgtggatttggtactgaTCGttagaatttcctttgtttatgctatgaataaagatgttcagtaacaattgttgatttgctgtttctgtttttgttaattcttgAATTGCTTTTATTTGCTTGAGAAAGTTGGGCGTCTCCGACTTAGTCAATTTACTAGTTGGTTGGTACACCTCTACCCCTAGGGAGACCATCCAGTTGAATGATGGGCGTCTCTGACTTACTAGTAGTCAATTTATTCTACCCTTTGGGagaccatactatgtggatttagtcacaagaaatactcgctgctgattggctgaggaaagattGCCATGTTCTAAGAAACAGAGACGACAcgaaaaatttgcaataaaaaggCTTTGTCGGCAGAGGGTGTTCTTCACACCCTGTCCGGGATAGTAGTTGCGTTGACTGGAGACAAGGTGTCAAAAACGACGTACAAAGCGACCCGGCGCCGGGCAAAACTTGTGAACCGCCGAAATAATTGACGCAAAAGTGACGCAAACGTCGGACGATGAAAAGCCAAATTCAGGTAGGCGCCAGTGGACAGACGGCAGCCGGCAAAGGAAATTCAATTGAGGCGCGAAATGGCAAAATAACCACGAACAGAAAATCAAGTTTTCTTTGGGGGATATTAGGGAGCGAACCCAGCGAAAGCGGTTACTTTATAATGACAGtggcaatgacaatgaagtttattgcatattcatgccccattggggctaaatgcagtcagtttggtacaaaaggtagtaaacgcaaagttatacatatactatagtttacatgcatcttctctcttcctaaaacatttgtagattttccagtatatcgtggtcagatgatgacatgagatatttgaacatatcttccttcgtttgtgtgcatatttctgatctacatgtgtagcattaacgAATGCATTGCGCAGATCATTGTACAatgaacactctaggacaaaatgtatttcgttttctacattcatgtggttcttatcgcaaaatatacatagtctatcattaggaggagttcggttgtatctaccagcttcaatttccaatGGGTGGTCGCTGATCCTTTATAACGAAAGCTCTACGAAAACTCTACGAATGGGCTAGATTTAACGTTGGAAAACAAATGGGCACTTTACCGAGTGTAATGGAAACTTTTATGGCCAATTTGGGCTGGGAACTGTAATTTAAACGACTGGTCGAAGGAAGGAGTTGTCTCGTGATGGTACTGTGGGCCATCTGTTCCAGTCTCTAGTTGGTACCGACGTCCTCGTACCTGGTCAAGCGCATTCACGGGGTCTACTCACCTGGTACCGGCGTCACGGACAGTGCAACTCAGTAGTGCGACCTGTCACATGTCGTTTTTTCAATGGCACtggctacaacaacaacaacttataCTGAATTATAAATTATTTATCAGCTAGGATTGTCTGTATACACATTGTTCATTTGGTAACAACGTAATTTCCCTTTGTCTGACGCCAGTCACAAATAATGTGCATGAGTTTGGAGGATAACAGAGGCAGCTAAGGTACTTTTGATACAGACATTTTTATAAGGACGGCAAAGTCTTTACACTACCGATACCCGACAAATTAAAGTGAAAGACAGAATGAATAAATTTTACAAATTTCCTCGAATCTTTCGTCAAAAACTTTAAAGATGACAACGTTTTAGAAATGTCTTCAAGAATGATGAAGAAAGTAACGGAAAGGAAGAAACTACAGTGTATCAAAGTCCACTCACTGAGTTAGGTACTCTCTTGCAAAGTGTTGATGTTGTTGGTCTGACTCAAGATCAACAAACCCCACAATTTGAGCGATGCGTCGATGAAATGAGCCTTCCCGTGGCGGTACTGTGGGTCATCTGATCTCTAGTTGGTACCGACGTCAGTGTACCTGGTCAAGCGCATTCACGGGGTCTAGGTACCTGGCACCAGCGTCACGGACAGTGCACTGCAGTAGTGCAACCTGTCACAGGTCGGTATGTCTCATGGCAGCatcagaagaagaggaaaaggTTTCATCTAAGGATTCTATTGGATAGGATTTTTTGTTTACAGATGTAGTGTCTAGCGTCCAtcgcataatctccaagcagattctacaatgACCATTACCNNNNNNNNNNNNNNNNNNNNNNNNNNNNNNNNNNNNNNNNNNNNNNNNNNNNNNNNNNNNNNNNNNNNNNNNNNNNNNNNNNNNNNNNNNNNNNNNNNNNTCTCTATGTCGACAAGGGAGTTTGCCTCGAATCtacacggcaaactccctttccggCATTAGAGAACCATAGCCAACTTTGAAACGAGCCAAACAGCACCCTCCATGAAATAAAAGCTATTTCAGAAGCATGCGAAGAAGGCTATGTACTGCGCAATACAAATTAGTCCCAACATAAGAGCCTGTCAATAGTTTAGATCTACCTCCCTCCCTAGTCCCTTGACCAGAAGGTCATTTTTAGGCAAGGTTGACAAGGGGATACACTGTCTCTAGCTCGGTGAAGGTTTATAGCCTTTAGTATAGGCAGTGGAACCAACCACGCTGAATATGGCTACTGTGGTTTTTCTACTGATCTTTCAACTGTCAAACAAAGAAAGGCGGAAGTTCACCGGGTTCAAAATAACAAGAAACAACGATCTCCATGTCAGTATGTTAGTATAGCCGATATATAACCGCCCTCTAGCGTAAGACACCAGCCCTGCATCCCTGACACACAAGCTTTGTCCGACTAACTCAATATGTTATTTAATAAAGCTATTCATTGGAAGTACCTTTATGTTCAAGTATGATCTACATGACAATTGTACTGAACACACCGTACCAACACAAAGACATAGTCGCTGATATTGCACTCAGTCTTTTTATTCGTTCTACAGAAAGTACTATTCCTGAGCTCGCAGTGCTTGATTATGACTTGCCCTTTTACACAGCCCGTAAAAAGGTTAACGGGTCATGTGAGCGAAAACAGTAGTGTCAAATAATGTCTTCACCTGTCACTCCTGTTTCTAAACATGACTCCACTTTTAGATACATTTCTAGAATTGCGGTGAACTCTAGATAACTTAAAGAAATGCTATTGGAAATGTTACTTTTACAGTAATGGTATAGGCCTAGGGTTATCATTTTACGAACGTTAACAGGGACTGTGACGGTAGCTAACGACAGCTCATTTACGATCGTTGGCGGGTATGTCTTCTCCCTCGGGACGGTCCTCTCCCTCGAGACGGTCCTCTCCCACGGGTCGTTCTTCGCCCTCGGGTTGGTCTTCGCCATCAGGACGGTCCTCTCCCTCGGGACGGTCCTCTCCCACGGGTCGTTCTTCGCTCTCGGGTTGGTCTTCACCCTCGGGTTGGTCCTCGCCCTCGGGACGGTCTTCACCCTCGGGACGGCCTTCACCCTCGGGACGGTCTTCTCCCTCGGGGCGCTCGTCTCCTGCCTCGGGACGATCTCCACCCTCGGGACGGTCTCCGCCCTCGGGACGATCTCCGCCCTCGGGACGGTCTCCGCCCCCAGGGCGCATGGTGGGACGTGTTTCGCCCTCAGAACCCCGGGGCCAGCAGGCCTGTCCGAAATGACAGGAAAACAGCAGGAATACGGTACAGCTCAGAACGGTGAATCTCACAGaagccatgatgatgatgatgttctgtAGTGGAATGAAACGCAAAATCAAAGGAATGCTTTTATCcaactaaaggtggtatctcccTGCACTTGGGACATCGGTgtagcactgcggggttcgttcactgcggcattgttttgttacttttgccGGTTTTTTATAAGttaaatattgcgtaatacggaAAAGCGTGacttaaaagacagcaaaatacgcaaaactcatttttttttaaatctctgaaattcgttgagtaattttCGAACCCCTCAGTGCCGCATCACCTTAAATTCTACTGACAAAGGCTTGAGTTGGCTTTTTGTACGGGCCTCCTTTTCTGCGTTGAGCTAAAGATCTCTCCATTGAAGACCATCCAATAGTACTCTAGACGACTGACGTGTCGGACTATATTCAGAGCGTGTCCAAATTCCTCACCAGTATTTGGATAAAGAGTACTAGTacgtactagtactagtaagtagGAATGAGTGCACAAAGGCTAACCGCAAACTGCTAGTTTGCGACTTGGCCTTACAAAAATCTACCAAGACACGAAAACTCCTTCCAAAACGTTAAAGTGCATCTCAATTCAAAAGTCATTTTCGTTTTTCCTTGTCTGTCCCTAGTCACAAATAAGCTGCATCATTTCGAGGAGACCAGAGGCAGCTGAAGTAATTTTGGTAAGAACATTTTGATAAGGacggtacgaggggcgtgcaattagtaatggtcctgacccatttcccatagcaggagattaatgaaacttggcacagttattagtctttctcttcataggaatcacacagagttatgcatttctcccatcgtttgatgcagctctggacaccgattttgtaggacaccccaggttggtcctccaactgatgcctcatcaatggcacaagagggacgaccaggtctgggagctgtttccacagacttccagccacgtttgaattcaggatgccagcgttttacaaggtcatatgatggggcatcatcaccataagtttcatttatttcatcaaaagtcttctttggtgtgcgtcctttcaaatacaaaaaccggatcactgcgcgacactcaactggttccatttcacacctggtccatttcgcacctgactaagttcaaacaccagtaaatcagaaaccacaattagttcagagctgtcttttgcaacataacccatagagatatgaattattacacatacaaaatttcatttagatcagacaactggaagtgggtcaggaccattacttattgcacgcccctcgtaaagtTTTTCTATTGGCGATACAGACTACCGACGAATGTAACAAGCGAATGAGCAAATCTTAAAAATAATCTCCTCGAATGTTTCGTCTAGAGCTTTAAATATGCCTAACTTTTAGAAATGATATCGAACATGTACCTTCAGCAATAATGAAGAAAGTAACGGAAAGGGAGAAACAGAATATCAAAGCCCACTTACTGATTTAGATACTCTCTTGCTTGCGAAGTGTTGATGTTGTTGGTCTGATGGTGTGGCGGCGTCTGACTCCTGTTCAACAAACCCCACAATTTAAAGGTCTGGCCGAAGAAAGGAGTCGTCTCGTGATGGTACTGTGGGTCATCTGTTCCTATCTCCAGTTGGTACAGACGTCATCGTACCTGGTCAAGCGCATTCACGTCTTAAGGGCGGGGTCGACTACCTACCTGGCACCGGCGTCATGGACAGTGCGATCCAGTAGTACAAACTGTCACAGGTCGTTTTTCAACGGcagctacaacaacaacaacttaaaCTAAATTATTTATCAGCTAGGATTGTCTGTATACACAGTGTTCATTTAGTAACAACGTAAGGGCCTAGCAAGAACAAAGACTAAACCGCTTGAGGTCTTAAAGTTTTATCGGAGATGGCTTTCGTGAATGTA is part of the Branchiostoma floridae strain S238N-H82 unplaced genomic scaffold, Bfl_VNyyK Sc7u5tJ_218, whole genome shotgun sequence genome and harbors:
- the LOC118408588 gene encoding translation initiation factor IF-2-like produces the protein GGGDRPEGGDRPEGGDRPEGGDRPEAGDERPEGEDRPEGEGRPEGEDRPEGEDQPEGEDQPESEERPVGEDRPEGEDRPDGEDQPEGEERPVGEDRLEGEDRPEGEDIPANDRK